The following is a genomic window from Crossiella equi.
CGCTGGTCGAGCTGCACCGGCGGGCCTCCGCGGAGGGGGTGCCGGTGCGCCTGGTGTCCACCGCGCGCTCGGTCACCCGGCCGCTGTCCGCGACGGGTCTGCTGCGGGAGTTCACGCTCTTCGACGACGTGCGCAGCGCGCTCGCCTAGTTCACCGCGCTGCGGCCGATCCGCGCCGCCCACGCCTGGCCCAGGTAGGACGAGGACGGCGGCGCGCCCGTCAGCCGGTTGCCCAGGTACAGGGTGTTGGGCAGCCGGGCGACCGGGACCCACCGCGCCCACGCCGGGTCGTTGGGCGCGGGCGCGCCGGTGACCAGCGCCAGGTCCGGGTCGCCGGTACCGATCCGCGCGGGCAGGCCGAGGCGCTGGCAGGCCTCCAGCACGGCCGAGGCCACCGCGGCGGCCTCCAGGCCCTCCGCGCCGGAGATCACCACCTCGCGGTCCAGGGGCCCGGCCTGGGCCAGCAGCGCCTTCGCCTCGTCCAGGCCCGGTGCCACGCTGCCCGGCTGGGGCCACTCCCCCGCGGCGAGCACGGTGCCCCGGCCCTCCGTGCGCGGCGGCTCGGTCGGCTCGGCCAGGCCCGCGTAGGCCTCCCGCGCGATCAGCTCGCGGTCCAGCACCAGCGACAGCGCGCGGCGGCGCAGCGGGTCCTCGAACGCGCCGCCCGGGGCCGGGGCCAGCGCGGCCACGGCGGCGCTGGTACCGAAGTAGACCTTGCCGGTCTGCAACCGGGCCAGCCGCACGATCGGGGTCGGGCTGGGCAGGTACGCGCCGTCCACCCGGCCGCTGACCAGCGCGTTGGTCAGCGCGGGCCCGGCGGCGAAGTCGAAGCGCACGCTGCCCGCCCGTGCCCGGCGTGCCGGGTCCCAGTACTCCTCGAACCGGGTGAGCAGGACGTGCGAGCCGGGCTCCCAGGCGCCGACGCGGAACGGGCCGCTACAGCCGTCCGAAGTGGACGGTGAGCCGTAGTCGTCGCGATGCTCGGCCAGGTAGGCGGCACTGGCCACCACCCCCGCGTTGCCGGTGAGCGCGTGGTTGAGCAGCGGGTCGGGCTGACGCAGCCGCAGGGTCACCTCCAGGGGCCCGGTGGCCTCGATGGCGGCGACCTTGTCGAAGGTGTGCGCACCGCGCTGGGCGGCGCTGCGGCGCAGGCTGGCCACCGCGTCCCCGGCGGTGAGCTCGCGCCCGTCGTGGAAGCGCACCCCGGCGCGCAGCCGGTAGACCCAGGTGAGCGGGTCGGGGTTGGCCACCGAGGCGGCCAGGCCCGGTTCGGGCATGCCGTTGTCGCCCAGGCGCACCAGGCGCTCGCACAGGTTCGCGGTGACCGTGTCCTCGGGCACCCCGCCGCCGCGCAGCCAGTCCAGGGAGCGGGGCTCGCGCTCGACCGCCCAGGTGAACCCGGCCACGTCGCCGACCGGCGCGGGCGTGGACCCGGTGTAGCGGACCTGGACCGCGCCCGGTTCGTCCAGCCCGCACCCGGCGGTGAGCACGCCGGTGAGCGCCAGGGCGGCGAACCGGCGCAGCGTCATGCCCCCGATGCTGACAACCGCGTGGGCCGAGGGCAAGCCGACCTCAGGGACCCGTTGGTCACGGGGCCGCGGCGGCCACCTCGCGCACCCGGCGGGCGGGCACCACCAGCGGGGTGTCGGTCTCCGGGCAGGGGATGACGCGGCAGCTCAGGCCGAACACCTCCTTGACCAGGTCGGCGGTGACGATCTCCCTCGGGTCGCCCTGGGCCACCACCCGGCCGCCGCGCATGGCGATG
Proteins encoded in this region:
- a CDS encoding ABC transporter substrate-binding protein, which translates into the protein MTLRRFAALALTGVLTAGCGLDEPGAVQVRYTGSTPAPVGDVAGFTWAVEREPRSLDWLRGGGVPEDTVTANLCERLVRLGDNGMPEPGLAASVANPDPLTWVYRLRAGVRFHDGRELTAGDAVASLRRSAAQRGAHTFDKVAAIEATGPLEVTLRLRQPDPLLNHALTGNAGVVASAAYLAEHRDDYGSPSTSDGCSGPFRVGAWEPGSHVLLTRFEEYWDPARRARAGSVRFDFAAGPALTNALVSGRVDGAYLPSPTPIVRLARLQTGKVYFGTSAAVAALAPAPGGAFEDPLRRRALSLVLDRELIAREAYAGLAEPTEPPRTEGRGTVLAAGEWPQPGSVAPGLDEAKALLAQAGPLDREVVISGAEGLEAAAVASAVLEACQRLGLPARIGTGDPDLALVTGAPAPNDPAWARWVPVARLPNTLYLGNRLTGAPPSSSYLGQAWAARIGRSAVN